TACAACTGGTGTGTGTATCTGGAACCAAAAAGACCAATACGACCAACTGTTGGAAAAAATACAACAGGCGGATACAGTAGTTCTTGCATCCCCCGTTTATTTTAGCGGTTTCCCCGCCCCTTTAAAAGCATTGATTGACCGTGCTCAACAAAAATATGCGGTTAAATTCAAGGATGGAAAAGGTGTGAACCAAAAGTTGCGCCGTGGTGTTTTAATCTCTACCTGTGGAGCGGATACCACCAAATTTTTTCCCATGCTGCAACTAGCAGCCGGCATGTTTTTTGACTGTTTGGATATCGGTATAGCGGAAACATTATTCGCCAGCAATACCGATGATCCTGGCAATATTAAAATATCTGATATGGAACAGAAAGCGAGAGATGTAAAATGAGTACAATCCATATTAATGAAGAAAATTTCAATGAAGTTGTATTTAACACCAATTTGCCAATTATTTTGGATTTTTATGCTGACTGGTGTTCTCCATGCAAAATGTTCGCACCTGTATTAGAAGAAATTGCGGATGAATTGGATGGAAAAGCAATTGTCGCAAAAATGAACATTGATGAAAGCAAAGAATTGGCAACTGAATTTGGAATCCGCACTATTCCTACCCTGATGTTGCTGAAAGATGGTAAAATGATAAATAAAATTGTTGGTATCAAACCAAAAACCATTGTGTTAAAGGAATTTGGATTCTAAAATAATTTTATGTAAAAAAAGGAGACGTTGTACAACGTTTCCTTTTTTCGTTGTGTTCCTTTTTCCTTGGAAAATCAGCTCTAACGAAGATGAGTAAACTGGCTTTGCAACAGCTGCTAAAGGAAAGCCAGTTTTAGAAGGCTTACACGATGTTGGGTCACTTTACAAGTGCGGGTTTTTGAGCTTTTAATTGTCAGTTCCTAATGCGAAGTAGCAATGAATACTCCCTTTTTTAGCAAAGCCAAATATTTTATGTTCTATGAAATACGTTTTTTAAAGTGCTAAAGGCAATCAACTCGTTTTAATATATGTAAAGTAAAACAACTTGTCTAGTTTGAAAACTATTTAATAAAATTAAATTCAGAAATACTTTTTTAATATTCCGATTTTTCCAGAAAAACAAGAAATCTTTAAAACAGTTTATAGAAACAATAACAGTTATGACAAGTAAATTTCTTGTCATAGCTTCGATCCTATAAAGATGAGAGAAGGATGTTATTTGAAATCATTTTCAAAAAAATTATCCAAAAATTCGTTGATGTTTGACAATCAAATGTTAGTAAAACTAATCATCCCATTGATTATAGAGCAATTTTTAACAGTTACTGTTGGAATGGCGGATAGTGTTATGATTGCAAGCGTTGGAGAGGCGGCAGTATCCGGTGTTTCTTTGGTAGATACCGTAAACATCCTGTTAATTAATGTGTTTGCCGCTATGGCAACAGGAGGTGCCGTCGTTGCCGGACAATATTTAGGACAAAAGCGGCAAAAAGAGGCTTGCAAAGCTGCCGACCAATTGGTTTTGTTTATTACATTTTTTTCAATTATAATTATGGTTCTAATGTATCTGTGTAAAAACTGGATTTTGCATGGTGTCTTTGGAAAAATTGATAGCGATGTTATGGGGTATGCCAATACATATTTAGTAATAGTTTCTTTGTCCATTCCATTTATCGCCCTGTATAATGGAGGAGCCGCTCTATTTCGCACTATGGGAAACTCCAATATTTCGATGATCATTACACTTATTATGAATATCATTAATGTGATTGGAAACGCGATTTTAATATACAGATTCCAAATGGGAGTTGCCGGTGCGGCAATCCCTACCCTGTTTTCCCGTATTGTTGCGGCGATTTTAATTATTGTATTATTGCGGAAACAGAATTTATTAGTCCATCTCACAAAACCATTTCAGTTTAAACTAAATTTCCATTTCATCAAAAAAATTTTGCGGATTGGCATCCCAAATGGTCTAGAAAATAGTATGTTCCAATTGGGAAAAATTTTAGTACTTAGCCTAGTAGCTGGTTTTGGTACCGCTTCCATTGCTGCAAACGCTGTTTCTAACACGATTGCGAATTTTCAGATTTTACCTGGAATGGCGATTGGCTTAGCCACGATTACAGTCGTTTCCCGCTGTGTCGGCGCCGGAGATTATGAACAGGTTCGATTTTACACCCGTAAATTATTGCGAATTACCTATCTGTCGATGATTTTAATTAATATCATCATTGATCTGGGATTGCCACTAATTTTATGGATTTATAATCTAACTCCAGAAACAGGGATGATTACAAAACAGTTGATTCTATACCATTCCATTTGTTGCGTCACGATTTGGCCATTTTCGTTCACTCTACCAAATACACTACGTGCTTCCAATGATGTGCGCTTTTGTATGGTCACCTCGATTGTTTCCATGTGGGTATGGAGAATCGCATTTAGCTTTGTGTTAGCGCAATTCCTTCATTTAGGAGTATTTGGAGTTTGGGTTGCCATGACAATTGACTGGTTATTCCGCGCTATTTGTTTTGTTATCCGGTACCGTGGTTCCAGATGGCAATTAAAAAGCAACTGATAAAAAAGACGTTGAATAAATCAACGTCTTTTCTTTTTATGGCGATGGGGATATTTTTTTCGGTTCTCCTTTTTAGTTTTCCATTTTTTCCATTCGATAACACACATTATGATAAGCGCTATTGTCATATAGATACTAAAAAGGATTCCAAATAAATTTTTCAGGTTTTCTGGAATAAAGAATAGAATCATAAATGCAAATATAAATATGCCAGTACACAGTATAAATTGTGTTGTAGTTGTGTTTTTATCTGTTGCCATCCGATAAATAACAAAAATACAGGCAATAATGATTAATACAACCCCTAAAACCCCCATCAAATTCTCCTTTTTTCTCTTAAGCTTATACTGTGATACTGATTTATAACCCCTATCGAAACAATCATTCTATCAAAAAAGCTGATGAATCTATATTTGATAAATTCATCAGCCATATAGTAGCAAGTGATTATTTTTTAGCTTTATTTTTTGCTTTAGAAGAAAATTTCTCTTTCTCCACTACAAAACGTTCATGGGTGCCCTTACAAATCAAGTCCACCGCATCCTGTACTTCAACAGTAAATACAATACGTTTACGGTCCACTTCGGTGATTTCTACCTTTGCTGTAACCTGCATTCCTTCTGGGGTAGCCGCCAGATGTTGGATATTTATCAATGTTCCAACTGAAGTGAGCGCCGGATCGCTTAAATGGTTTTTTACCAGATTGGCGGCAGTATTCTCAATGAAATTCACCAACATTGGGGTTGCATATACATCACAGTCCCCACTGCCCACATTGGATGCCAACAATTCTTTAGTAACTGTAATCGTTTGTTCTGCGTGTAAGCCTGGTGTAATATTTTCCATAGTAATAAAAATCCTTTCCTGTTTTAAATCTATTGATAGAAACATCATAAATTGCGCTTGGCAAAAAACGATTTGTTTCTCTATAGCTAGATAATATTATAACAGATATGAGCAAGAAAAGGAATTATTTTATTCAAATTCTTCCTCGTCATCTTCAAATACAAATTCTTTGAGCTCAAACCAAAAAACAACTCCGCCATCCTTATGGTAAGCACCACAATTTCCTTCATGGGCTTGTATAATGGTTTTTACAATTGCGAGACCAATCCCATAGCTTTTAGCACTTGCTGTACGGGATTTATCCGCACGGTAAAATAAGTCGAACACCTCGTTTAAATCCTGTTGTGGAATAGGAGGATGGGAGTTAAACAGGTTTACCCGCACCATTCCGTTTTGCCTGGTAAGCCAAACGGAAATTTTTTTCTTTTCATCCACATATTTGATCGCGTTTTCAAAGATATTGGTAAACACCTGGACAATCCGGTTAAAGTCCCCCTGAACCATCATTTCTTCCTCAAGGTTGGACTGCACTGTAATACCTTTTTTCTCCAGTAAAATTTTAC
This is a stretch of genomic DNA from Clostridium facile. It encodes these proteins:
- a CDS encoding flavodoxin family protein, with the translated sequence MSRPEQVLVLFGSPNKKGYTHILTSLYLEQLQNKLHNQMEIEYIYAYEKKYLPCLGCEKCDTTGVCIWNQKDQYDQLLEKIQQADTVVLASPVYFSGFPAPLKALIDRAQQKYAVKFKDGKGVNQKLRRGVLISTCGADTTKFFPMLQLAAGMFFDCLDIGIAETLFASNTDDPGNIKISDMEQKARDVK
- the trxA gene encoding thioredoxin, with translation MSTIHINEENFNEVVFNTNLPIILDFYADWCSPCKMFAPVLEEIADELDGKAIVAKMNIDESKELATEFGIRTIPTLMLLKDGKMINKIVGIKPKTIVLKEFGF
- a CDS encoding MATE family efflux transporter, producing the protein MFDNQMLVKLIIPLIIEQFLTVTVGMADSVMIASVGEAAVSGVSLVDTVNILLINVFAAMATGGAVVAGQYLGQKRQKEACKAADQLVLFITFFSIIIMVLMYLCKNWILHGVFGKIDSDVMGYANTYLVIVSLSIPFIALYNGGAALFRTMGNSNISMIITLIMNIINVIGNAILIYRFQMGVAGAAIPTLFSRIVAAILIIVLLRKQNLLVHLTKPFQFKLNFHFIKKILRIGIPNGLENSMFQLGKILVLSLVAGFGTASIAANAVSNTIANFQILPGMAIGLATITVVSRCVGAGDYEQVRFYTRKLLRITYLSMILINIIIDLGLPLILWIYNLTPETGMITKQLILYHSICCVTIWPFSFTLPNTLRASNDVRFCMVTSIVSMWVWRIAFSFVLAQFLHLGVFGVWVAMTIDWLFRAICFVIRYRGSRWQLKSN
- a CDS encoding thioesterase family protein is translated as MENITPGLHAEQTITVTKELLASNVGSGDCDVYATPMLVNFIENTAANLVKNHLSDPALTSVGTLINIQHLAATPEGMQVTAKVEITEVDRKRIVFTVEVQDAVDLICKGTHERFVVEKEKFSSKAKNKAKK